The Cataglyphis hispanica isolate Lineage 1 chromosome 26, ULB_Chis1_1.0, whole genome shotgun sequence DNA window CcccaattataaaattattatcctgCGGTTGGCACCCCCGGGCAACACGCGGGACCGGGGCCGGTCGGTCTCCGCTCTCCTCTCTCGGCCTCATTCGCCATATTCTCCGCGCATTCACCTCTCCGCACCTCACCCTCCTCattctctccctttccctcCCGTCGTCCTCCTATCTGTCCGGTTCTCGTCGATCCTCGTTGATTGTCCGACAAGACGAAGAGGTGCTCGCTTCATGATGCGCTAGAACGCGCCATTTGAAACGGATCGCTGAAAGCATTTCTTTCAGTCTCGCATTTTCCTCGGGGGAAAAAAACGTATGTTGATTATTTCAATgcaagatgaaaaatttaaatttttcatgattttttttctaaacgaTTAACAAATCATCGACGTTAATAAATACCCTGGTAAATTTTTGGGATAAATtggttttgaaatttaaactaCTGCTGACTATAagtgaaaaaggaaaataatattgataatataaaaaaattatattttcattttgcatattattttttctacattttaaatcataagaattataatcttttgtgTTTGAGCTTAGTCGAGAAATAGTTTCTTCCGCTGCTATGTTCCTGGTGAGACAGATTATGATAGCCGCGTCGTTAGAAGccatttacagaaaaatatataacggtCGTTAGAGCGGAAAAGATTGAAGCTTAGAagggtaaaaaaataaataaatataacgggAGCACAACCCTTGAGCTCAGACGGACCTTTCTTAAGTCGAGCTCGTTCATAATCTCACCGGCGGCTGCCGCTGACTTTAACCGAGCAGCGTCTCCGTTTGTGTTCCGTCGTGTGTAACAGCGTGTGGATACGTGCGTGAAATTTCGACAGAATAGCGAGATACTCGATGCCGCACCATTTCTATTAAAGGGTGACGACTGTAGATAATATAAGTATTACGAaacttctataaattattttatgtgtgtgtgtgtgtgtgtgtgtgtgtgtgtttgtgtcgAACGAATATCGACGCTATATAAAACGCATttcaataaaacatatttggaAATGTtcattttgaatttatcaattttaaaatgaaacatatatatatatatatatatatatatatatatttcataaaaaattaagtaaaattaaaattaaataaacatctaatgattaattaattgaacaatattaattattgtacataatacataattttttttgttcagatTAACACTATTAGTTATATAGGCaagtgtatatttaatatttagtctaatcattattagaaatatttattattagaaagcAGATGCGagatagattatattattctgtatTATTTAGTCTTcgcataatcataataattggTTCACAATAACTGATTTTCCAAAGCGGTACGAGAATTCGCGACACTGTATTTAGAactgtttatattaataagaagatattaaagatgatataaatatagcagttgcaaaatatgaaatcgaTAAGATCGATGAAAGAAGCAACCCGAATACCAAATCGAGAAGATTTCGGTACCCGCAGCAGGATCCCGGAAATTAGTGATCTGTGCTCGTTGAGAAGAACCACGACCCGTCACGTTCGTAAACCATTAGTCTCCTCTCGTCTGAGCCTCCTTTAGCGAGGAGGGCGAGGAAGCGGAGAGCGACGGGGGTAGGGatagtgaaaaaaatcaagagaGAGGACGATCTCTGTGGGTGGGGTGGCCCAGCGAGTTAAAAGGACAAGAATGTTTGACAGCCATTTTTCAGTAATCACGCTGAGTTAGTTATCGATTGCgggaatctctctctctctctctctctctctctttctttcactcCAAACCATCATCCCTGATACCCTGATACCTCTCACAACGGACCAATCTCAAGGGGTCATTCTTCGTTTTCTATTTCTCATCGCTCCCGATGAAGAGAGAGGTTATCTCCcatcctctcctctctcttctcgcCCGCACTTCCTCGCACCTTCAATATCGAAAATCTCGCGACGATTTCTCTACCTCTcccttatttctctctctctgtctctctctctctctctctctttttttccttcgaCCTCTCTCTTATTCGAGACTTTATTTGTGGCATCAGTGGTCACCAAGTCTGACAAGCCTAATCCGAACGTAAGATCCTCTAATGCCGAGGCATTGTGCGTCTAGTTAGCAACAGGAATCGCTTGGCGCAtagtcatttattttttatttccatgaAAAGTTTCTTGATTGATCGGAAATTAGGGAGCTTAAATGCCATCCCACGACATGTTTTATAGAGGAGTGTAATCGATCATTGAAGAATGAGGCATCACCCGCAGTCTTTTGACTCCATGGCAAATGTACATAGTATCGTTGATCAATTGTCACTTTCTTTCAACAATAGATATCAATATAACGAGTAAAATAacgtttgcatttttttattcgcaatataaacttataaattatttttaactatccATATATTCGCTATTAAAAGAAGATGCGTTggtcatcaaaaaaaaaaaaaaataatcaatgtaTGTTACTTTATTCTTAAATGCCTACGCAGTTATGACGCGTGAATTCCAACGAGAGCATTTACCGGAGAGAGAATCGGTTTTCGAAGAATCCCCCGAAGAGAATAAAGCGGAACGATTCGAGGATCTTCGTTGTGCGAGTCGCGCCGTACAAATTTCTCTCCGTTTGCAAGTTTCGGTTTTGGCGAACGTTTCGATTGTGTTCGAGGCGAATGGAAGAGCGAAACCTCGGCAACTCGTCGCGGATGATAGCCCGCCTTTGCCGCTCGATTACCCATAAATCTGCGCTAAAGGTTTGAGGCCGGTGACTTAAATGACGGACTCGtcttctttcctttccttcctgCGGCTGATGCTCAACAACGGTATCGCCTTGAGCGACCGCGGGTGGAACGCAAAGTGGCCCGACGGATCGCGCATTTTTGCGTTCCTCGCCTGTACGtaattacttgaaattttttaaacgctGGTTATTTTCGGGAAGACCGTAGTAAATCGTTTCGGAGATCCAGCCCACCGATTTGTGATTTATCTCCATCTCCGCGTATAACGCACATCGTCCGCTGATGTCTGTTGGTACTTTTTATTGCTCTTGTTGGAATTTTACTGGCCCGTAAGCCCTGCAAGTTCTGTCAATAGTGCGGGCAAACTCATTTTGCCCTATGcatcattatatttctaaatgtatacaatatctATATGTGAACTCTGAGAATTATGCGTCCTCTTTAAATCttaaagaatgtaattttttttttttttaatattgcccagcataaattttcttacacaGCAATATTTTCAGGGATTATTAATCCAACAGATTTagtattaattcatattataccAATACgatatgacaaaatattttttcataaattcatcAACGCATTTCGTGCCGTTGAAGATTATAaggtaaattaatatgtttataagattaatttatttgtcgtGTCGcacaataaatgattttttttttaaatatataccttCTTTACTTTAACGCAATATCTTATGCATACAAGTTTCAAATCTTATACGTCCGATATTTTTCCACAACTATTCCGTTCGTCCACGTTTAAAATCCCTGACCTATTCCATTCCCGAGGCTATCACCTATAGACATCGATCTATCCTCTCGATCACCAAGATTAATTTACGAGTGTGTTCCGGCATGCATACATTCACTTCGATCCTAACATTCCCCAGATAAATCCGTAACAGCGTCGGAGGATATCATCCTAGCGCTCCGCATTCATTCCTTACCACTCTTCATTTTTCCCGCAGAGAGCCGAGAAGAGTCGATCACACGCAAGGTCTCGCAATTAACGAATCAGATACGGCGCGACATCAAAAAGACAAATGATCCCAGCGAGATGGAAGCAGATAAATGCGTCTTTTTTTCTCCTGACCTCTCTTCCCCCCCCcattccccctccccccgtcCCTCCTCTCCCCTGCCACCACGCAGCGTGCTCGCGCTTGACGAGTATGAATCGGGGATCTGATAACCGAAGAAACGGTTCGAGCGTTCGGAGCTAGGGTCTGTGAGACGAGGTGGCGGACGAGAGGGAGCCGGTGAACGAGGTGAGGGATCggcgaagagaagagagacagGGCCGGAAGATAGGAGAGGGGGTAGGGGAAGGTGGATGagtatgaaaattattctcttgtGGATGCACGTACGGGGCGCACACTTGTCAAGATGGCGcatggaattaattaaattaagccCGCACCTCCCTCGGAGAAGGTAACCCGAGCGAGCCCGAACGGAGAACGACGAACGGGCGGAGGGAGGACGAGGAGGAGCGGTGAGGAAGACCGAGAGGGATCTTCGGTTCGACATCGAGTGCAAGTCATTCCAGTCATTGGTCGCTCCATAGGAATCttggacgcgcgcgcgcgcgtgcgtgtgtgcgcgcgcgcgcgtgcgtgtgtgcgtgcgcgcgcgcgagagtgTAAGAGTCCGAACGAGTTCGCGCTCGTGTGGGTGGACGAGGTGTGTTTTGACGTTTGCCCTCGCGCCAGGTATTCTCGTTCCTTCGATGCCGTCGTGTCGGAATTCGAGACGCGCGAAACTCTCCCGTAATCGGACTGATTCGCGAATTTTGATATAGGTCGATGACAAAGTTCGACGACTGCCATGCATATGCACACTCGGCTCGACTCTGTTCAGAGTGACGTATAACTCGCAAAAGCTATGCTTTTATCAcattgatgtaaaattttaacttttgtgTCTGGAGATTCGCGGAGTAACGActtgggaaaaaaatttacaaattcttaaccaataattttaaaatatattaataatattcaaaacaataaatatagattgtttattgagaaaaaataatagcaagGTAAACAAgagcagagaaaaaaaaaaaaaaaaaattctccataatttttgtcattatataagactatcgatttcaattttcacatatcaattcttcaaaattatcaacaatactaaacaaagaaaattgaagGCAAAAATAAGACGTGCTCACGAATTGACACACGTGCTGATCAGATTTTATCCGTCGCAAGAGagacagaataataaaaagaggaGAGGAAGTTAAAGAGTGGACGGGAAGGATGGACGAAGGGCCAGTCTTGAAATATTGCAGTTAGATGGTACGTGCGTACCTGTGCAGTGCCGGCTTGTTGACACTTGGCCCCTGGGCCGCTAAATCGCTTTGGAGTTAAGCGTTTGCAGGTCTAAACGTCTCTCCCCTGCGGAGCCAGGAAATAACGCGGAaaagaaagagtgagaaagagagagagagagaaagcaatgAAACGCGCCCAGAGAACATTCTGCGGCATCTCTCtgctgtttctctctctctctctctctctctctctctcattctctcattctctttctctcgcctcGTTTCCAGTCTGACGAAGAGAGGAGAGGGCGAAGAATGCGAGCGCGAGAGGAACGGCGAATCTGCGGGATAAAGGATGCAAATGCTCGCGCCGGCCATCAAAATCTAATTAACCAAGGAAAGAACGAGCCCGGACGAAAGCCAAAAAGGtccgaagaagaaaaaggCGGGTTTGGTGAGGCGCGGGCAGGAGGCTTAGCGGTTCCGAAGGTGTCAGAGACCGGTAAGGTTCGCGCTTATGCATATGCCACGTCTCCTCCACCTACTACTCCCCTTCTTTCCTCCTTCCTGTTCCCGCACGTTGCCTTCAACTCCTTCATCCGGACTTGTGTGAATGGGGGTGAGAGGACCAGAGCAAGAAAATCTCCATAGCAAACGCTGTTACGAGCCGAGTTTATGTCACTCGTAGCGTATAACAGTCAACAGTACCGAAATTCGTCGGTATGTAACGGGGGTCCTAAATTTCACGCGCCCGCGCGTCTATTTCGGAAAGAGTCTCGCAAAATTTTCTCCCCATATTTTACGTCACATCGAGCATCCAGATTGCCTGGCATTCCTTCTTGCGATCGATTAGAGCCAGGGAacgtaaagagaaagagaaatcgaGATATTAAAGAGAAGTAAAAGACGATAGTGTAAAAAAGACCCTCATATCGAGGGTACCTTCTCAGTAAATCGCGAGTCCAAGATTTTATAGCGAGTCCATACGCGAGGATAATGATCAATTGTCGATACGAATTGGCCGCGCATTTAGATTCGCTAACCCGGTGCCGAGCCAAATTGAATTTCGCCACGGCAAAAAGTACCAACTTCATCGATCCTGAGAGCGTCGAGGATGAGCTGgagtgcgcgcgcgcggcgcgTCCGAAGGTGGTTCGAAAAAGAGCTCCGGGGCCTTGGGTTAAATGCCAATCGAGCTGGGGCATTGTGGGGTAGAGGGGCCCCGGAGAGCTAAAGGGCCCGGGAGAGGGACCACGTGATATCGCGCGTCTGCGTCGTGCGTTACACGTTAGCGTGAGTGGTTGTTGGTTTATTAAGGTTATTGATGCGAGATCAGATCTACAGTCGGATTAGTCAGGGCTGGGTTCTGATTTCTACCTGTCTAACTCCCAATGCTCTTTTTTGCCCTCTCCCACCTTCTTATTACACGTGCCCCATCTTGTATTTGCTTTGCTGCTCTCACTCCTACGCAAAGATATCTATCTCTCGTCAATAGATGCATCTACATCGTGATCGATAAATATCACCACTCTTTGTATGCAACTAATGCATATTCAACGTGTATAAAGAAATCtctaatagaattaatatataaaaaaaatattttatttttttttgttattctatCATTTaactttcttatatatatatataaatctttttagagaaaaaagcatttaaaaGAATCCACATGACaccaatattgaaaaaaattatagaaacattaaaaagcttcacaaattttttataacattttcaatCTTCTTTGAAATGCAcatcttttgaatttttacgctgcttaaaaaaaaatgcaatatttttcaagcttTCGGTACATCAAAAGCTAATGTAAAAagctaatttatttcttcatttacGTTTTGCTTATGCAGGCGAATCGATGAAATCGCAGAAGCGAAGAAGACTGTTTCttcgacgagagagagagagagagagagagagagagagagagagaaaaggaatttTTCGCGAAGGCCAGGAACCCCTTCACCAGGACCCTTCTCGGGGTCTAAATCTGGGGCCAGGTGGATCGCGCAAACAGGCAATCGAAGATCGAAGTAGTTTCCGATGTCAACGGCTGCGACCTCCGGTGTCTACCGCGGCCCGTTTCGAAAGGTAATTCGCGATCCGTGTCGATCGtaattcctctttctctttcatccCTCCCCCTCGCCCGCCCGCCCGCCTTCTCTCAATTTCCCCTTGTCCGGCGAAATTACAGGCGGATTTACAAGGAGCGGCGGATTTACAAGCCGACCAAGAGAGTGGCCTTTCCTGTTCGCCACGCCGGATCCTGAAATCGTCGGAAAGCAACCGAAAAAGTGGACCGCGCACAATGGAATGCACAAaagaagcgcgcgcgcgcgcgcgattattcCGATATATCGTCAGGGACGGAGGATGTATCGCGCACAATCAGTGAGTAAGAATCAAACGTGTTTTCACGTTTCTTTGCGTGaaacaaaaatgcaattttcgcaattttcgCTCTCATGTTCTCATCgccattattataattttatcacaaattctGCCACGTAAATCTGTATGTCGCGCGAACGTGAATTAAAGAGGGactgagaaaaaattaacgcATAACGTTGAGACGGAAGGAGAATTATTCTTACATCTATCTCCTTTATCTCGATCGACGGGGTATATAATACGGAGAAGGTGTACCTATCAGCCAATACTGAAAAGAATTCGTTTCGGAAGGCTCAGCGGGCCGTACATAGTGCGGAAGATCGTTCGGGTCAGGGGGCGGGGGGGGGGGCCGAGTGACTCCCagcataaagtaaaaattcacTTTCGACCGCAATAAAAGTTCAGTACACATCGGGAGCGCGCGATATACACGGCGTGTGCATCGGGCGCAATCCTACGGCACGAAAAGACATTAAAGTGTCGAGACACGCCCTGGAATTTGGTCAATAACGCATATCTCTTTCCTCTCCcgcatcctctctctctctctctctctctctctctctctctctctctctctctctctctctctctctctctctctctgtgtctCTCTTCCCGGCCCGTCTCTCTCCTCgccctttttcttctctccttgCTCTCGCGCGAGATACGTCGACATTATCGCGGCGGAGACCCAGTACAGGCGCGGGCATCCTAAAACAACAATGGAGGCATTAAGATGATCTACGGCCGAGTCGCTTGACCCTCTGATTCAAAAAAGGTGTTCGAATCCATTCGAGAAGGAGAGCGCCGCGACCGGTGACGGCAGGTGGGAGAAGGAACGAGCGAGCGGGAGAAAAAGAACAAGGAGGGTCCCTCCGCGGCGTTCGTGTGGGTGTCAGCTTAATGTTCCCGGTCTGAGTGTGGGTGACCATCGTGTGTCGAGTGTGAGTCGAGATTTTAAGTTCCTCCTCATACGGCCGCGCGAGCGCACTCTCTTTCGGGcctgattaaatatatattaggagcgggaagagagagagagagagagggagaaaaaaaagatagagagagagagagaaaggagcgCGCAAAGAACTGCGAGGGAAGTGGGGAACTGACTCACGGCGGGGGGGGTGGTATTTTTTCAAGAGGGCGAGGGCAAGTGTGTATGAAAGCCTCACGGCTAAAGGGTGCGGTCGATACGAAATCTCTGAGCGAGAATGTGTCTTGCGATGATGTTCTTCTCTCTCGTTACGAGATATGCAAGATGCGATTTTTCTATTATGGATGGATTACGGATGCTGAAACATTCATCGCGTTTTCAGAATAAATGTTGCtagcgataaatttataatttatgtgataTAATTCTTATCTGTATGTTAGTAGATGTgttgaattgatttttcattaatatatttaatttctctctgcCTTCATTTCTatgtttgtttaataatttcaattttaataatttaatattcagttATGTCGTAAACACGACATATTACAGTTACTTATTGTTTCTCAGTTAAACTTTGTGCTTGAAATTGTCCCATTCTGGAGAGATTAAGAAATATACGATAAGAAATGCTCTATCAAGAAATGAGATAAAGCCTAATTTCCCAAGAACGAACGGTCGAGTTCGAAGGACGAATATGAAGGAATCTCACGATTAGTAACGAAATTACAAACTCTCGCGGGAATGTTTCGGACAGGTCGGTCGCCGTTACGAGATCGAAATCTGTCCGCCCTACCAATGATGTCCGGACCAGATCCCGCTATTACGATCGGCTCATTAAACAGCTCAACATTTTCACAGATACCCGGTAGCGCGTTAATGACTGATGACCGAGAAACGCGACCAGCAGAGCCGACTGCTGTACGAGAGACTACCTGGTCTTACTTTCCTTCTGCTTCTTCTTTATACGTCCCTTCGCCTTGGTCCACTGTCTTCGGTCCTTATTTCTATATCGATGCTTGTCGACCCTTATTAATGAGCCGAAGATAAATTCGGAGACGCGACACGACCGACGCTGCTTGGGGGAGCGTCTTTCTCATATTTCGAGACAAGGGTGAGGAGAGAGCGCGGTGAAGGGTGATCTGCATCATTAGAATTAACGAGAGCCCACCGATCTCTTAATGGATGCGCACAAGTGGCAACGAATGTTTTATCCGGTGACTTATTACTCGCGTAGAGTAAACGCATCAGTCCAACTGAGAGAACCTTTTAACCTCTGAATTGTTCTATTGTTCatgtttaatcaaataaatgacGTTAAACTAACGATGCATAGAAATAACTCTGAACGACGGCATTATCAAGTTTTatgttatcaatatatatatttaatgtgtgtattatttacatatatatatttaattatatcaacttttttatatatatattatttatgtatatttaatttatgcaacgtttaactttttattgaatttcatTGCGAATAGTAAAACACATCTGTCCGCTTTTTATTTAGGaatgtgcatttattatttgcaaatttttattaaaaatcaataacctTAATATCTCCCTAACGCATGTGATTGCCTGGCAATGCCATATTAAGAGCAGCTATTAGCATGGAATGGAGACAGCAGGGGTGTATAGCAAGACAACGGGGGAGGCATTGTAACAAGACTTACGGTCAGATAAGTCATAATAGTGGCTCGCTGGACGTTGTTAGGAGTCAACAGAGGATCGTGCCGAGATAGCGCGTTAATGCAcgcatttatttgaaatattaaacctCGAGGAACGGAGAAAGACGGAGTAAGTCTGCCCGCTCGCTTCCCACCCTCCGCGAGGTCGAGCCGCGGTAGGAGAGACACGAGAAGGgacaattataaatgatgataATTAGCTAAGATCTTAGACCGGTCACTCCGTGACTTTACAGTTGTAATTGTGCGTGTCGAGAGACTACATGCCGGATCTCTCCACAAAGTGATTTTGCGATAGCCACGGcgtggaatttaaaaaattatccaacaatctagtaaaaatattataataaattttttctgtcgtcaaaaaatatttaaatgagatgtatttaattctaaaaaaaatataaaaaatataattatatatagtttcctCTCTATAaagtgaataattattttaaggaataaaaatttctattacaatgagaaattaaatctGTGCTAATAGaaggaaagaattttaatcttcaaaGTGCTCTCCGTTCGATTTCGATTAACGAGAAGACCGAAGAATTCGATCCCACCATGTGGCATAAATCGTTTCAATCTGGTGTGCAAAAGGAacattctctttctcaaaGACATCCACTGattgtttctctctcgctcgtaCGCTACGAAGAAGAAATCTCAGACAGCCGTTGATCGAATCAACACCGACTAACAGAGTGATACTACAAACTCACtccctcttttttcttttccttctctttctcctcctaATTATTAATGTGCTCGAGCACGCGGAGATAAACCTCAGAATCATCGTCCAAGTATTCAAAGCCCTCTCGCTCGGCCTCTCGTTATTGAATATGAATGATTAATTAAGAACATCTCACAATCCGTCGACTCGTCATTCGATCCCTCTCCCCCTCGCTAAAAACAAACTTTACCATGCTATGTATCTATTCGATATCATATGATAACTGCGTAGGAAGTGAACATTCGCTATTGAAAGATCGCTAGAAACAGATATGCGAACAATacgtacatgcatacatatcgACGAAGGATATCACACATTCCatcatttgcaaaaaaaaaaaaaaagttataatattttcatatcttatatttttaacggaactaaagtatataattataataataaaatcttatacagGATACACTTTTGTACACACATCGTTAgtgatttgaataaaaaatttttcttctttgtaatttatataatattataatattataataatttattcattttgctCACTcataaaaagattcttttttatttttttataaaattattatttttattatttataaaattttatagtgtagctgaaagaaatgtaaatgaaatattctcgCAGCAAACGAATACTGTCAGGTGTGCTAACTTTCAATTACAATAAACCGAATCCGCTGCGACAAGCTGGTCGGGTCAGAACCCGATTCCTCTCAGAGTGTTATCACCGatttcaattatacatatcGATCCGTGTGTATTCCACGTGCGCACAGACCTCTTTGTTCATTTCCACACGTCGAAAGAGTTCATCTCCGTAGACCTTTGCTACAATGACTTgaggagagaggaaaaaaaaaagagccgaCAACACAACAGAGCCAACTGATACAATATTCATTTACTGCTGCGTGTGTCTATGCTTCATAATGTCACGGCGGAGGGATCGAGGGGCATGATGGGGgcaaaaagagacagagaaagagagttgcATTCAAATGAAGGAATGCCGGGGGCGGTGGGATGAGGTGGGGTAGGTGGGACTCCAAGA harbors:
- the LOC126858609 gene encoding uncharacterized protein LOC126858609; this encodes MIVWEIIEQHRNSCPSDEERRGRRMRAREERRICGIKDANARAGHQNLINQGKNEPGRKPKRSEEEKGGFGEARAGGLAVPKVSETGESMKSQKRRRLFLRRERERERERERERKGIFREGQEPLHQDPSRGLNLGPGGSRKQAIEDRSSFRCQRLRPPVSTAARFERYPVAR